GCCTTCTTGATCAGCATCCCGACCTCTACGAAGGGTTCGCCGGGCAGCCCGACGATCACCGCCTCCCCCACCCTCAGCGCCATAACCTCCGTGACGATCCTGCCGTCGACTGCCCTCGCCCTGACCCTCATTGAAACCTCAGCCATCCACCTGGATAGGGCCAGCTTCAAGCGCAGCGGCTCAACCGGCTCGCCCGCCGCGATAGCCCGCCTTAGGTCCTCCTCGAGCCGAGCCACGTCCTCCCCAGCGACCACCGGCAGCTCGAGCGTTTCAAGCTCGATGGGGCTCCTAGCAGCTGCGATGGTGGAGGCCTCACGGGGCTTTCGACCCATCAGCGACTTCACGGCCTCGCAGGCGACCGCCGTCCCCATCTCCTCAACGTCCCGGAAGGTTCCCACAGACCTGTCGTAAACCCTCTCCAGGGCAGTGCCGGGGGTCAGCGGGTTTACATCACCGCAGGCACCGCTGAGGAAGAGCGTCTTTGCTCCGGTTAAGCGCTCGAAGACCCGTGCCGCTGCGCCGGGGTAGTCGGCCGATATCAGCAGGTTGTTGTGGCCGAGCACGACCGCGTGGCAAGCGAAGTTTACGATCGCCGCGATGGGCCCTTGCGAACCCTCGAAGAGCACTGCTAGGACCTCGTTGTCGAGGGGGCCAGCTAGGGGCTTCCTCCTGTTCACGGTCCAGCCGTCCAGCCTCCCCTTCCCCAGCCGCACGGTGGCTTCGAGCGTGCGCTCCCGAGCCTCCAATACCGCGGACGCTACGACAGCCGGCAGTAGCTCCCAGTACTCCTCCA
The Thermofilaceae archaeon DNA segment above includes these coding regions:
- a CDS encoding neutral/alkaline non-lysosomal ceramidase N-terminal domain-containing protein, translated to MDRLKVGVAERVITPPVGVPMGGYALRPGPARGVHDNLHARALVLELGDNLAALVSLELLYPTPELVAEVRRIVRRELGIPEDRVMVSAVHTHSGPSALGIDSEPERGYLEEYWELLPAVVASAVLEARERTLEATVRLGKGRLDGWTVNRRKPLAGPLDNEVLAVLFEGSQGPIAAIVNFACHAVVLGHNNLLISADYPGAAARVFERLTGAKTLFLSGACGDVNPLTPGTALERVYDRSVGTFRDVEEMGTAVACEAVKSLMGRKPREASTIAAARSPIELETLELPVVAGEDVARLEEDLRRAIAAGEPVEPLRLKLALSRWMAEVSMRVRARAVDGRIVTEVMALRVGEAVIVGLPGEPFVEVGMLIKKASPAEFTAVAGYTNDPVGYIPTSQAYEEGGYEVAPPACIVARGSAEKLAEEAVALLHRLYSGGVN